tacaaatatatgtgcatgtgtaaaAAAGGCCTTTAATGATGTTTTAAACTATTAATTTGTCAGTGTGATTTGCAGTTTAGGTATAACATTAAGGCTGATGAAGGTCCTGATGATTTTCAAGCCAACACTTTCTGCTTCTTGGAGTTTTATCTTCTTCAGGTTAGCGACTTCCAACCACTCTCCTGGACTCATACAATCTGTGGGCACACATGTAGAATATCCCTGCAAAAGACAATTTTCAAATCATAAACTTTTAAATAAGTGTGAACATTTCTTTGAGTatcagctaaaaataaaataaatacatgaaagaaTAAGCAATTTGGTCTCCAGGCACATcctgctttttaaaattttttgtgaCACTATTTTATCAAGATGTCAATCAAAGTCTTTTTAACCACATCCTTAGGCGTATTATTTTCGTTCTGCACTACGAGAACATTTCATAACTTTTAACTTCTGTGAGTCAATGCAATCCTTAAAGAAACAGTATGCATGTTTTCTACCTTGACATATCAGTTTCAAAATCGTTCTGATGGCacactgacttctaataaggTAAATGGCTTGTTTCTTTTCCACAATCCTTGAAACATGTGTTCTGGGAGTATGTAAGTTTGGTGGCCGGGTACAAAATTCCGTGAAAAAGGCAGATTGCTTTACGGCAAAACAAAATGCACGTGTACAACTATCCACTGTAATTACGAGAGTGTATTCCACTCACTGAAGGAGGATCCAAGGTCACAGAAATACACAgaactacatacagttgctttaaatagCAGTCTATGAGGTATTCTATCACCTGCAAAGAAGGTCATGAGCATGGCCACCCATCCCAGTATGTAGGACCAGGAGAAGCGCCAGTCTCCGAAACGCTTTCCCAGGAAGCTTAGGGTTACGCCAGTGTAGATTGCCATAGccagcagcacaaacaaagcTGGGTGTGAAAAAAGTGATGGATTAAAAATGGACAGAGGCAACCATCTATATTTTTGACTTTgagaacagtttttatttatatttaagtatgCTAAAATTCAACATTCTACAGCTCATTGTGCATGTTTGTGACTCACTGGAGATGAAAAGCATGATTCCTGCTGCAAAGGAACGACTGAATCTCTCAAAGGCAGAAAAATGGGCAAATGAGAGGATGCCTGCCATGATGCCTGCAAAGCACGCCATTCCCGATAGGATCATGAATGCCCGTGTGGCATTCCAGTATGCTGGGGAAAGAGACAAGAAACGTTCATAAAACAACAGTCAAGAAGGTTATGCTCATTCTCCTCTCATCCCAGCCAATTCTTATCACTGTTTGTCTGACTTTCTCATTTGATCTTTGAAGAGCTGTCCCTGCAGAATCACCTTGAATGAACCAGAGTACAGCTCCTGTAATCTCAGATGCCATTTTATGAGACCAGGGTACAACTTTGGAGCACCTGTTCAGAATACGCTCAGACAACTCAAACCAGAGTATGGAGCTCTGTATGGCAAAAAGAATAAAGCACTGCCATCTACAGGCAAAAATGGTCTAAAGCTCAAATGCAGGTGTCAGATTTATtgtataatgaaagtgaaagagacgtgacatacagccaagtatgttgacccatactcagaatttgtgctctgcatttaacctatccaaattgcacacacacagcagtgaacacacacactgtgaacacacacccggagcagtgggcagccatttatgctgcgcgcCCGGGGAGCAtgtgggggttcagtgccttgctcaaaggcacctcagtcgtggtattgccggcccgggactcgaccccacaaccttagagttaggattcaaactctctaaacactaggccacgacttccccacaatgATGTTAGGGACTTTTAACTTCACACTGATTTAAAATAGCCATGAAAATGGATattatagacatataaaaaatatgtttctggAGTTTGCATGAAGACATTTGCTTACCTATATTTGGTGTCTGCATGTAGCTTTTGTTGGCCATGCAGTACCTCCACAGGCCCTGGTGGGCATAGCTGCCTGAGAGGCGATACTGCATCCAGTAGTCTGTCGCTGTGGAAACCACTATCAGGATGTTCCCAATAATGGCACAGAACAGGCCGCCGCCCATAAAGCTGTACATCCTGACACCTGTTGTGACAATGCAGGAAGGAGATATGCACTAAACAGATAGGagagacattttaattttacacacacagaTGCTTATGCGCAAACATTCATAAATGGGACATAAAAAAAGACttcttcatttaaaacaaaaatataaacaaagcatctaaaatgaaacaatttttctCTTCAAACCAACATTTGGCTAAAaggttaattaaatattaacatgtattaACATTAGTATatcaaaagaaccttttttttaagttactcaatttaaacacaaaaaaacatttgcgcacaagtttcaaaaataattttgcagaaaAGCATTACGAATTTGGTAGCAATATTTAAACTTCACAGTTTAAAACGTGCATAAATCATTTTAGATATACACTTAACAGATAGGAGACAAAATCttgtaaatgaatacataaaaaatataaataataaataaaaaaaacctaactgGTTTTCTCGTCAAACTatggataaatatataaatatgtcccCATCTTTTAACAAAAtttgttaaacaaaatgaaacatattatataaaattaaataataacatgtttacatattcatacacaaaaaaaaattgtttctcaaTTTAAACACAGAAGCATTtgagcattttttaaatactctTCCAAAACAGCATTATGAATTATCTTAAATAATTAAGCAATATCTACTCTTTAAATAAGCAATATAtactctttaaaaacattattttacaataaaagattTCTTAATAGTTGCATAATTCATTTCGTTTATCAAATTTTGTCACTCAAGAAGCTTAAAAATATGGCTGTATCAGCTTTTTCTGTATACTTCAATGTATTGCAATTGAGAAAGCCGTCTTACTTAAACATCAGAATCTATTTTTGATATTCCAGGTTAGATAAAACATTTCTGTAATGTATGTGATGGGCATGCTTATCATAAAATAACTACCAGTTCCATTCACACTGCACTGACATTTCAATCAACGAATCGAATATTAAGAATTAcagatatatacaaaaaaaaaaaaagtttcatcgcTTACCTTGTTGCTTCTGAGGCAAATCCAAATCCCTCTTTGCTTATCCTCTGGGGAAAGAGGGAGTGAGAGagtggagagggagagagagatattaAGAGGCAAAAGAGAAATAGACAACCTCTGTTGCCCTTTTTTTGTTGATGGTGGCAAAATCCTTTAAATGCTACCTCCTCTGTCCCTGAAACAAATACACTTGAACTGGTTAGGGCAGGGGCCCTGGTGTGTCCGACTTTTCACTATGTGTATGCATGATGTCAATGGTCCTTCTTTTGTTTGAAGAGTAGACTGTTCTGTAGCTGCACATATTCAAAGGATTGCTTTGGTAAAGCTGTCAATGCAAAATGCTGAGTTGCATGCTCGCTTTGACAGGAGCCACAGCATGGATGCCCATGGCATACCTATAGTTTAAAGTGCAATAAACTCAATGTTTCCCATTCCCAAATCAAATTACTAAA
The Cyprinus carpio isolate SPL01 chromosome A19, ASM1834038v1, whole genome shotgun sequence genome window above contains:
- the LOC109111876 gene encoding lens fiber membrane intrinsic protein-like, translated to MYSFMGGGLFCAIIGNILIVVSTATDYWMQYRLSGSYAHQGLWRYCMANKSYMQTPNIAYWNATRAFMILSGMACFAGIMAGILSFAHFSAFERFSRSFAAGIMLFISTLFVLLAMAIYTGVTLSFLGKRFGDWRFSWSYILGWVAMLMTFFAGIFYMCAHRLYESRRVVGSR